Part of the Oscillospiraceae bacterium genome, TGCAGACGGCAATATGGGCGAAATTATGAATATGATTCATACCGAGGGCGTCGGCAATGTACATATCAGTCATAGCTATGTGAGAGGGAACTGGAGAAAAGAATCCGAATCTTCTCCCATGCTTCTGGCAAAATGTTGTCATGATACCGATTTATTGCAGTGGTTGGTAGGGGAACTTTGCACTAAAGTGCAATCTGTGGGTACGCTTTCTTATTTTTGCGAAAAGAATAAACCGGAAGGTGCTCCCAAACGCTGTCTGGACGGATGTCCTCATAAAGACACCTGCTATTACTATGCTCCCGATTTATACCGTCTTCCCACAGCTGAGGTCCAGCATTTCCGTGCGATTGTTGCCAATAAATTTGACCCCACTGATGAAGAATTAGATGAAATCTTAAAAACATCTCCTTACGGCAGATGCGTGTATCAGTGCGATAATGATGTGGTGGACCATCAGATTGTGAATATGCAGTTTGGGGAAGATAAATATGCTTCTTTAACTATGTCCGGCTTCAATAAAGGCGGTCGAGTGACCACCATTATGGGAACCGAAGGGGAACTTCGTGCGGATATGGAAGAACAGTCTGTCACTTTCTATAGCTTTAAAACCCACGAAACCACTTCTGTTTATCAACCTGAAGCAGGATTTGACCAGACCATTGCCGGCGGACACGGCGGTGGAGATATGGGCATTATGGCAGATTTATATGATTATCTGGCATTAGGACAGCCCTCTGATTCCATTTCCGATTTAAAAGTATCCTGCATGAGTCATCTGATTTGTTTTGCTGCGGAGGATGCCCGTAAAAAAGGCATTACCGTGGATATGGGAACTTATTTAAAACAGTTTGAATCTTAATATGATAAAATAGACACTCCAATCTCAGAGTGTCTATTTTTGGAAAGGTAACAAAAAATTATGGAAAAAACAAATGCAATGCGTATATTAGACAAACAAACAATTTCATATTCTGTGGAAACTTACGATGCCTCCGACGGTGCTTTGGACGGAGTAACCGTTGCAGGAAAAATCGGTCAGGACCCAAAATTTGTATATAAAACTCTGGTGACGCAAGGAAAATCAAAAAATTATTTTGTGTTTGTGATTCCCGTAGCAAAAGAACTGGATTTAAAAGCTGCTGCAAAATCCGTGGGTGAAAAATCCGTGGAAATGATTGCAGTAAAGGACATCAACAAAATTACAGGTTATATCCGAGGCGGTTGCTCTCCTGTGGGGATGAAAAAACAGTTTCAGACGGTGATTGATGAATCCGCAAAAGAATTAGAATAC contains:
- the ybaK gene encoding Cys-tRNA(Pro) deacylase, with the protein product MEKTNAMRILDKQTISYSVETYDASDGALDGVTVAGKIGQDPKFVYKTLVTQGKSKNYFVFVIPVAKELDLKAAAKSVGEKSVEMIAVKDINKITGYIRGGCSPVGMKKQFQTVIDESAKELEYFYVSAGKIGMQLKLNPCELAELICANFIAITF
- a CDS encoding Gfo/Idh/MocA family oxidoreductase, with amino-acid sequence MKQLSLILIGGGDRGSSYLKYLQQNPEKFKLVGIAEPIREKREYLRDLYNVPQENCYESYEEILALPKFADIAMICTQDKMHYEPALLAMEKKYDLLMEKPISVSPEECYKMYRAAEEHGVKSVVCHVLRYTPFYKAIKKFIADGNMGEIMNMIHTEGVGNVHISHSYVRGNWRKESESSPMLLAKCCHDTDLLQWLVGELCTKVQSVGTLSYFCEKNKPEGAPKRCLDGCPHKDTCYYYAPDLYRLPTAEVQHFRAIVANKFDPTDEELDEILKTSPYGRCVYQCDNDVVDHQIVNMQFGEDKYASLTMSGFNKGGRVTTIMGTEGELRADMEEQSVTFYSFKTHETTSVYQPEAGFDQTIAGGHGGGDMGIMADLYDYLALGQPSDSISDLKVSCMSHLICFAAEDARKKGITVDMGTYLKQFES